One window from the genome of Candidatus Woesearchaeota archaeon encodes:
- a CDS encoding type II secretion system F family protein, with protein MFVKKTLQLAAMFALSTLILLFFFFEIAGISLLYLLLLLPFICIGYFFFFMMSPKNIINKRKRELDQEVLFAGRFLLVKVHSGRPLLNALIEGSQSYGIASKYFKEIVEDINLGTPIEKALDNAVKYSPSEKYRRILFQISTALKVGIDVSIPLSNAIDEITAEQLTEIQRYGKKLNSLALFYMLLAIVLPSIGMAIFVVVGGLLGLPIERNLFLVVTGALVIVQLIFVSVFKASRLSVNL; from the coding sequence ATGTTTGTCAAGAAGACACTCCAACTTGCCGCGATGTTCGCGCTCAGCACACTTATCCTTTTATTTTTCTTCTTTGAAATCGCGGGAATCTCTCTCTTATATCTTCTCCTTTTACTCCCCTTCATCTGCATCGGCTACTTTTTCTTTTTCATGATGTCACCAAAGAACATCATCAACAAGAGAAAAAGAGAACTCGATCAGGAAGTCCTTTTTGCAGGAAGATTCCTTCTCGTCAAAGTGCATTCCGGAAGACCGCTCCTCAACGCGTTGATTGAAGGATCCCAAAGCTATGGCATCGCAAGCAAATATTTCAAAGAAATTGTTGAAGATATTAACCTTGGAACTCCTATTGAGAAAGCATTAGACAATGCAGTCAAATATTCTCCATCCGAAAAATATAGGCGCATCCTCTTCCAAATCAGCACTGCGCTCAAAGTAGGTATTGACGTTTCTATCCCATTAAGCAACGCGATTGACGAGATTACCGCGGAACAACTCACGGAAATCCAACGATATGGGAAAAAGCTCAACTCCCTTGCGTTATTTTACATGCTCCTCGCGATTGTCCTTCCCTCTATTGGCATGGCAATTTTTGTTGTTGTGGGCGGTCTTTTAGGGCTTCCTATTGAACGAAATTTATTTTTGGTAGTCACAGGCGCGTTGGTGATTGTCCAACTTATTTTTGTCTCTGTGTTCAAAGCATCGCGATTGAGTGTGAACTTATGA
- a CDS encoding type II secretion system F family protein, whose translation MKQLLYINEFGKAFIPERIRPKLRNYLLKAGIVEVPYWFFGILFYITYLLTFLVYFYGFWGTISEQTGILVFLYVFLIWVVIPLAFIALFMLFMYMYLDIKIFNRTKKMEDVLPDFLQEVSSNLKGGLAFEKSLWVAIKPRFGILANEIALAAKKVMTGTDVDIALNEFANKYNSPMLKRAMELIVSEIQSGGKVADIIDRVVENLKKTKALKDEMTASVLTYMIFIGAIVIFISPMLFALAYNLLIVISKVAALLATTAATGGTTGLLSNIGNINVNKEDFVWFSRIALGVIAFFSSMIVSIIEKGNIRGGVKYIPIFIVSTEVVYIIALKIMTAVVTAFITF comes from the coding sequence ATGAAACAACTCCTATACATCAACGAATTTGGAAAAGCGTTTATCCCTGAACGAATACGTCCAAAATTGCGAAATTATTTACTCAAAGCAGGAATAGTTGAAGTGCCGTATTGGTTCTTTGGTATCTTATTTTACATCACTTATCTCCTGACGTTTTTAGTGTATTTTTACGGATTCTGGGGAACAATTTCTGAGCAAACAGGAATCCTTGTCTTTCTTTATGTATTCCTCATCTGGGTAGTAATTCCACTCGCGTTTATTGCGTTATTCATGCTCTTCATGTATATGTATCTCGATATCAAGATATTTAACAGAACAAAAAAGATGGAAGATGTCTTGCCTGACTTTTTGCAGGAAGTTTCCTCCAATCTCAAGGGAGGACTTGCGTTTGAAAAATCATTATGGGTTGCGATCAAGCCCCGTTTTGGCATTCTCGCGAATGAAATCGCGCTTGCGGCAAAAAAAGTTATGACAGGAACAGATGTGGATATTGCGCTCAACGAGTTTGCGAACAAGTACAATTCGCCGATGCTCAAGCGAGCGATGGAATTGATTGTCAGCGAAATTCAAAGCGGAGGAAAAGTCGCGGACATTATTGATCGTGTTGTTGAAAACCTCAAAAAAACAAAAGCGTTGAAGGATGAGATGACTGCGTCTGTGTTGACGTACATGATTTTTATTGGCGCGATTGTCATCTTTATTTCTCCAATGCTCTTCGCGCTTGCGTACAACCTCCTGATTGTTATTAGTAAAGTCGCGGCGCTGCTTGCCACAACAGCGGCAACAGGAGGCACAACTGGTTTACTTTCCAACATTGGAAATATTAATGTCAATAAAGAGGATTTCGTCTGGTTCAGCAGAATTGCGTTAGGAGTGATTGCGTTCTTTTCTTCGATGATCGTCTCCATTATTGAGAAAGGGAATATTCGGGGAGGGGTCAAGTATATTCCCATATTTATCGTGAGTACTGAAGTAGTGTACATTATCGCATTAAAGATTATGACTGCTGTGGTGACTGCGTTTATTACGTTTTGA
- a CDS encoding Glu/Leu/Phe/Val dehydrogenase, whose translation MVNRAYGFTVRTDCTSLPELRHFSQLQPDTEMLASVSETMGHDAHEEIHVKPLGTVLVEGQDRALTYVVAVHNTLLSALFYREDGSFVRPALGGTRLLPYAELGNKDYTLDLEDVSNGVTGIRDVKELARGMSFKWGAFDLLLIRRALTGDHVTEAELLASRMGGGKSGNYVDGLSSLALASPGLLERLCPIRKGRTSEELTSFEKTLYGKDVDVVAALDGRYIFAPDMYTDTAVMEFVRSDLLARGVHVPVACLSERVGGSGDPSIVTAEGVYYSMLGAAQSVWKKDRLRLKTIGIQGLGKVGYRLLERILEDGHHTKMLHLADSSSTALDKARKLLLRNGKVEGTDYVLHQITSPADIQLFYTLGMDVFSPNAGGQILTEDSIKTLHEHGCRVIVGGANNQRHPQQRQVVDDYIVAHQIAYGPDYLVNLGGILNTIYERDDVKASLGGVFIRDRPLHVVRSLKSLVGEVLHRAKETATAPQHVIDQMVMEDLARHAMFQRYRAEDITTRKYLSV comes from the coding sequence TTGGTTAATAGAGCATATGGTTTTACAGTTCGTACGGATTGCACTTCTTTACCGGAGCTGCGGCATTTTTCACAACTTCAACCAGATACAGAGATGCTTGCATCTGTTTCTGAAACAATGGGTCATGACGCGCATGAAGAAATTCATGTCAAGCCATTAGGGACTGTTCTTGTTGAAGGACAAGATCGTGCTCTTACCTATGTAGTTGCAGTTCACAATACACTTCTTTCTGCTCTTTTTTATCGTGAGGATGGTTCTTTTGTTCGACCAGCACTTGGCGGTACGCGACTACTTCCTTATGCGGAGTTAGGAAATAAAGATTACACTCTTGACCTTGAAGATGTTTCAAATGGTGTTACAGGTATAAGGGATGTAAAAGAATTAGCACGTGGTATGTCCTTTAAGTGGGGTGCTTTCGATCTTCTTCTCATCCGCCGAGCGCTTACAGGAGATCATGTTACTGAAGCAGAACTTCTTGCATCTCGCATGGGTGGCGGAAAGTCAGGAAATTATGTTGATGGACTTTCTTCACTTGCTCTTGCATCTCCTGGACTTCTTGAGCGACTTTGCCCTATTCGTAAAGGAAGAACTTCAGAAGAATTAACTTCTTTTGAAAAAACACTTTACGGAAAAGATGTAGACGTTGTTGCAGCATTAGATGGAAGATATATTTTTGCTCCAGACATGTACACAGATACTGCTGTTATGGAATTTGTTCGTTCTGATCTTCTTGCAAGGGGAGTTCATGTTCCAGTTGCTTGTTTATCTGAACGAGTCGGAGGTTCTGGTGATCCTTCTATTGTTACTGCAGAAGGTGTTTATTACAGTATGCTTGGCGCAGCACAATCTGTTTGGAAAAAAGATCGTCTTCGACTAAAAACAATAGGGATACAAGGACTCGGAAAAGTAGGTTATCGGCTTCTTGAAAGGATATTAGAAGATGGCCATCATACAAAAATGCTTCATCTCGCAGACAGTTCTTCTACAGCTCTTGATAAAGCAAGAAAACTTCTTTTACGAAATGGAAAAGTTGAAGGAACTGATTATGTTCTTCACCAAATTACTTCTCCTGCGGATATACAATTGTTTTATACTTTAGGAATGGATGTCTTCTCACCAAACGCAGGTGGACAAATCCTTACTGAAGATTCTATTAAAACATTGCATGAGCATGGTTGTCGCGTTATTGTTGGCGGAGCAAACAACCAAAGACATCCACAACAACGGCAGGTTGTTGATGATTATATTGTTGCACATCAAATTGCGTATGGTCCGGACTACCTCGTTAATCTTGGAGGAATTCTAAACACTATTTACGAACGTGATGATGTAAAAGCATCATTAGGCGGTGTTTTTATTAGGGATAGGCCCCTACATGTTGTTCGATCTTTGAAATCACTTGTCGGAGAAGTTCTCCATAGAGCTAAAGAAACAGCAACTGCTCCACAACATGTTATTGATCAGATGGTTATGGAAGACCTTGCGCGTCATGCAATGTTCCAGCGTTATAGAGCAGAAGATATTACCACAAGAAAATATCTTTCTGTTTGA